The following proteins are encoded in a genomic region of Thermoflexus hugenholtzii JAD2:
- a CDS encoding AI-2E family transporter: MRIPRLVLILISLAALIYITERLWQLFRLFADLARMLALAGLLAYILHPVVAWMDRGLFPEAWLERLIQRGAPPALRRLARLRIPYALGATLIHTGLLGLLLLALMLGIPLLIRQALDLAALLPQRLQHLPEEMVRMQRELAMRLNIPPEALALLPSREAWQDLARQGAGWLFPILVETARQVGGGVVEFLLILALSYYIMLDWRNISRQILSLIPPHYHDEMYATARILDRTFGGFLRGQLLIALLNGLVTLLVMLAFQAPFSGLIALLSAPIILIPIIGAPIALWGPPLTLWLQGAWTAGLWMWLILFIYQQILFQFLIPRMLGEATGLPPLLTLIAVLIGVRLFGFWGFVFAIPIAGAGYSLVFLLLRPREDAIRARERSAGSPSTDPIEDRK; the protein is encoded by the coding sequence GCGCATCCCGCGCCTCGTGCTGATCCTGATCAGCCTGGCGGCGCTGATCTACATCACCGAGCGGCTCTGGCAGCTGTTCCGCCTGTTCGCCGACTTGGCCCGCATGCTGGCCCTGGCGGGGCTGCTGGCCTACATCCTGCACCCGGTGGTCGCCTGGATGGATCGCGGGCTGTTCCCGGAAGCGTGGCTGGAGCGCCTGATTCAGCGGGGAGCGCCTCCCGCGCTGCGCCGCCTCGCCCGCCTTCGAATCCCCTACGCGCTGGGCGCCACGCTGATCCACACCGGCCTGCTGGGCCTGCTCCTGCTGGCCCTTATGTTAGGCATCCCCCTCCTGATCCGCCAGGCCCTGGATCTGGCGGCCCTCCTCCCCCAACGGCTTCAGCACCTGCCCGAGGAGATGGTCCGGATGCAACGGGAGCTGGCCATGCGATTGAACATCCCGCCCGAAGCCCTAGCCCTCCTCCCCTCCCGGGAGGCCTGGCAGGATCTGGCGCGCCAAGGAGCCGGGTGGCTCTTCCCGATCCTGGTGGAGACGGCCCGACAGGTCGGCGGGGGCGTCGTGGAGTTCCTGCTGATCCTGGCCCTGAGCTACTATATAATGCTGGACTGGCGCAATATCTCCCGGCAGATCCTCTCCCTGATCCCACCCCACTATCACGATGAGATGTATGCGACGGCCCGAATCCTGGACCGCACCTTCGGGGGATTCCTGCGAGGGCAGCTCCTGATCGCGCTCCTCAACGGGCTGGTCACCCTCCTGGTGATGCTGGCTTTCCAGGCGCCCTTTTCCGGGCTCATCGCGCTGCTCTCCGCCCCCATCATCCTGATCCCCATCATCGGGGCGCCTATCGCCCTGTGGGGCCCGCCCCTCACCCTCTGGCTTCAGGGCGCGTGGACGGCGGGGCTCTGGATGTGGCTGATCCTGTTCATCTACCAGCAGATCCTTTTCCAATTCCTGATCCCCCGCATGCTAGGAGAGGCCACCGGCCTGCCGCCCCTGCTCACCCTGATCGCCGTCCTGATCGGAGTGCGCCTGTTCGGGTTCTGGGGGTTCGTCTTCGCCATCCCCATCGCCGGGGCCGGCTACAGCTTGGTCTTCCTGTTGCTGCGACCCCGTGAGGACGCCATCAGGGCGAGGGAGCGATCAGCGGGATCACCGTCCACTGATCCCATCGAAGATCGTAAATGA